CCACAAGGTTGGGCAATCGTGTTTGAATAGAGCCTGTTTTTGCAGAGTGCTACGTTGCTTTGTTGACTTTGGAGCAAGGTTACAGTAATAGACGTCTCCTCTCAATGTGATTTTTCAGTGCTCTTCTCAGACAGTATAACAGCAGTATTTATTTGGACTGTCAATATGGACTGTCTGGAGTGGATGCAGAAATTTGTggctttaatataaaatattatattaaatattagttCTAACTCTAATCATTCTGTGGTATTGTTATAATATATTTTGCCACAGCTTTTTCAATTTGGTATTTTTCTATGAGTTTTATTAGTTAGAAATAAAATATTctgttgaccttattcttcaatgcgaaAGTGCGCtaatttttttgattgttttagaactttcgatTCAGCTGCCTATgtgagaaatgactagaaataataaacggcagaaaactgtcaaactacttgctctacaaacaaatgtttgcattagtaaacaaacaaagtagaataatataataagaaaaaatatcagtttgcaacatcaagcagcaaagtgtgctatttttaatcttttaaaagtaaatggaagtgaatgagactggaagtctcatgccaaaaaggttcaaatggctgcgcccattCGTACGCGGAGAATAAGTTGAATAATCTGTCTCTACATTTTATAATAACACTTAACTaaacactatgaatcatttattaagcattagcaaataatgaattcattatctgttgagcattaactctacattaataaatgttagaagGCAGTTtgtaactgcagctacaaatgctctatggTTGACTTGTaagcacatgtataatgtgcttaataattgtgttttcaaacaatgatttatttttcattttttaaattaagtattgcgtcatatacaaaccagttatttaagcatagttggtggtttttaagatcattcagaatgtgtaagtaaacaattaataaactattcagaTTAACATTTGTAATAATTGTTATTCAGACATATGTTGTTGGTTACTTTGTATGTTggttaatgctttattaactcaacttccagttttgtgacctaacctaaagtgaggactattcatgctttataaattccttataaatgacaattaaatgctTAGTTAAATTTTAGCAGGAAAAAAGAACTAAGTTCAACTATGTTCTATTCATTTTCAGATACACAAATGAATccgtattaaatgaaaaattaatttttgcaattttatctaaaataaaattactgtacagtttaaacattgctagaTAACATTGAAATGctgtattaaaatacagtatactgttaaattattatattgttgattttttttaaatccaattttatgttgtattttgatgcTCCTGTTATTCTGCAACATTACAGTAATTTTCTATTAGAtaggattgcaaagattattCATTTCTTACTAACTCTTTAATTGTAAGTTATAAGGGATTTacgaagcataaatagtcctcactagATTAGGTCTCAACTGGATGAAGCTgagtttaaaaaaagcatttattaacatataggAACCATTACTATATGCTTGAATAGTAATATATGTAAACACTGATTTCAAAAgttcattaatcatttactaactcgttctgaatgatttaaaaaaaattaccaactactcttaaatatgaatggtttgtaaataatgcgatacttcatttagaaatgaaaaatcaATCAGTCACAAATTATGAAAGTGAAATATTAAGCACATTATTTATGCTTATGTCAAGAATAAAGCATTtctagctgcagttataaactgcttactaatgtctattaatgttgAGTTAATGCTTAATATAATGAATTCACTttatgctaatgcttagtaaatgattcatagtgtgtagttattataaagtgttacctttttaaatagtatttatcaaaaatgaatgcatttttaaattcGAATTTTGATGAAGTATATTAATCTTATGTATATTCATACACAATTAACTACATGCagttatttgattatattatttattaaaataaaataaaatcatttttttctgtagtttttaagtaaaaaatgaaatttacagtGAATACGTTTACACAgacaccaataatcagattttaatacagttaagacaatactctggttaagagtctaccatgtaaacagcgattttttttttacatttatttattttttattcattttttttcaattagattttttttttgtcataatcaaattaaacagaaatcaaattaagatatctggagtatgccgattttagtcgcattattgaagtgcagtacagaaaTGTAAACGCCATAATCAAACTATTCCACCAATTCatacttgcatccaatatctcatttgtcgcaagggcatgcatgaaatgctcctaaatgaaagtgaaagtgccaaactgcagttaaagtcaacaaattaaaaatgaagcacccaaaattacatgaaattccAGAGCAAATGTGGATAGCATGGtgacaatgacgttaatcgataTATGTGCTGTAAAAcgagatcatgaaaggaacattcaaaaagtaactcatgttaacactttaatcatattattttcttattcagattaaggcaaatagtttgATTACTAATGCCTATGTAAACGTTGTCATTGTTGTGAAATAGTAAAAAATGGACACATTTTCCAGCATTTCTTAAACATGAATGCTTAAAGTAAAGTTCTGTAAGCTGATCAAACTTATTTCAATTCTGTTTTCAGTTACACAAGCTTGAATTTGTCATTGCCTCTGTGTGTCCCTCCTGCCCGCATGTAAACAGGCCCAATCGGTCCCAGGCAAGAAGCATAAAGTACACGGGCCAGCTCAACTAATTAATGTTTACAGCTGAACATCGCCTGTCTGTACCTAGTGACCAAATGTTCTCATATCAAAAACACTGTTTAACCAAGGAAATGCTCCTGAGGTTTTCTTCAGGCTGGCTCGATTGTCTATTGCTATCTTCCATTTTCTGTTCCCCCCTCACTGCCCTCCCTTGCTTTCTCTGCTGCTCTCCTTCCCTGTATTTGCCAGCTACAGCCTTAACCGTTTGGCTGACTGTCAAAGCAGGGGCCTTTTGTGGCTTCGTCACAAATCTGCCAGGAAAAACAGAAACCATCTGTTCAAGCCCAGGCCTGAGTGCAGATGAGTGTATAAATACAGGAGTTTAGGCCTCGCACCCGTCCTTCACACAAACGTACACACGAGCAGAAGGTCCGGCTACGGTTTCTCCAGCAGAAGCATAATCTGTTGGAAATTACAGTGCATGCTCACACATCATAGGTTTTCTTGACTTGAAATCGGAGCAGAAAAAGCGCTTCTCTGTGCCGTGATAGGAGGTAAGCCCCTTCCTTGTCAGATAATCCACCCTCCAGAAATATTCTGCAGATGGAAGCATTCTGAAATGTCTCATAATTCCAAGCTTACGTTGTCAGTATCTCTCTCTCCCTGGCGCACACTCCTCTCTTCTGCTTAGAGATTCAGGGCTAATGGAGGAAATTCCACATACACGAGTAGCTTGACGCACTTATCCTGGCTCTGGGGAGACGAGCAAGTCAAACAAAACGAATGTATTTTAGTCGTACAAAAATCCATGCTATTTTTACCAcagatcatttttaaaaacttaccAACCCTTGGAGAGAGGTTGAACTTAAACGTTAACGGTATCTACTCATATTCAAGcctatgttgttttaaattgacATGAGGCTTGAAGAATTGTTTGGAGTGGAAGCCCACTCAACACGTCTTCTGTGATTAGCAGGgtacatttttatgttttcaaaTTTATTATCAGAGTTTCTTCATTGTCAACACAACGCTTTGCACATTGATCTATATCGAAAACTAAAAAATGCTCTTGAAATGTTGATGCTCACTACAGATATTTGAGAGAAATCTCAGTTTTGCTACCAACAAACCTACCTTGACATGAGACCTGGCTTTGTTATTCAAGCTGTCAGTCTTAGCACTTGACACTAACTCACTGTGTGCATCCAGCTTCAAACCCTCACTGCAAAAAGAGACTCACAGGAGACATTTCCTCCCCCAGATGTCATCTTTTATTTTGCTTCGCAGTAGGACATCTCCCTATATAAAAGACTAATAGCTTCTTCTGCGCCCGTCCTACGTTTCCGTGCTGCACCTTGagaaatattgcaatttttttttcttatctctGTGACGAACAAACCAGCAACATTTTGTCAGAAAGAATGGGCAGTTCTGAAACGGGTGAGggatgagagaaaaaaacagagCCGTGACTTGGCACAGCCCTTCCATGCTTCTAATCAAATCATATTTTCTCTTCCATCTCCTCTCCTCCAGCTTGAAAAGGGATTTTTCTATAACTCTCCATCGTACAGTTATCGCCTGAGGAAATTTGTCATCATCACAGATGATCCTCTCAAAACATTTCATCACTCTTTTCATCCTCGTTCCCCCACTCCTCTACATATTGCTCTAGCAGATTGCATTAAGAATTGCTGTGTTATCTTCACCCGTGGATGTCAGCTCTTCTTCAGCCTTGACACCTGTCTTGATAGCCTGTGGACTAAATTACTTTTGAATGACCACGGTGATTCCTTGCGCGGTGTTATTACGCCAAACCGGAGCAAATTTTTCCGTCTGCCTTCCTGTAGGACGTTTAAGAGCTATGAAGTGCTCCGGCGAAATGGTTGAGGGCTAAAATGACCTTTTCTTTTTATCTTCCTTAGCATTAAGTTAAGGTTTCATGCTTCAAAGCTCACATCAAATAGAGGGAGGGAAAATAAAAAGCGAGCGGCAACCGCGAGGAAGGGGAGGGGGATGCGGTGCCGAACAGTCATTAGGCTGTGAAGAAAGCCAGCCTGCTGTCCTGCTGAACAGTTTTGATCTGcacatttcaattaaatttcaCATCAGGATGCCTGCCATCCTTTGGCCTGCACCTGCGCCCTGACCCACCCTGCCAAAAAGCCTTTTACTCTCAGACCAGACCCTGGGCCTTTGGCCCTTGTGCGTTCCACTCATGATATCGGCTAAATATCCTGCAGGAGCTGGGCTTATTCTTAAGAATTATCACAAGGCATTAACTCGTGAATGACTTCATATACAAGTCTAAGTGGCTTGTGTTTTTTGGTGCTTCAAGGTGGCTGGAAATACTTTGAGTTGAGCTTGTCAGCCTTGTGTTTCTCATTTGGCAAGCATTTGTACCACCCACAAGTAATTGATGTAATTGTGATAATTGATACTCCATGTATGCGTATCTATTGGGCCGCTCAAAGATGAGCTGTTCAGGTTCTGATACATGTGGAAGCATTTTGAGAACATTTTCTATTTCTCAATGTGCTTTTTGGTCTTCAGGTGTGCATTTTTCTCTCTTTCATGTCATATTTTGAGCTCACCAGTTCCCTAAAGGCTTTTAAGTGGATTTTAGTTTCAAACAGCTAAGCATTTGCTTGAATGTGACTTCCCAAGTGTTTTATATGCTGTACCCTGATTGCTTTTGGAAAAAGGGCCATCAACGCTCTTATGAAGCTGTAAGTACAAGACTTATCTTGTGTGTTTGCCAATGTTAGACATGGTGGCTTAGCAGGTCAGCCTCAGCTTTATAGGCTTTCCATCAGACTGCTACAgcttttatttttgtgatttatgtaAATGCAATTCATATACTCTAGTGCAGGCATCCGAAGCAAATCTATATGGTTCAGTAAAATTCACTCAAGCAATAAAATAGCCTATGAATAGTCTTATAGGATTCAAAGTACATGTTTTTCCGCTCACTGCCAAGAATAGTTTGAAGTGTTTGCCGTAAAGCTGTTAATGTGTTGGGGAGAGCAGCATTTTAATGACCAATTTATGTCAAGAAGAACAGCCGAAGCAAAGAGGGAAAGCAATCAATACGCATTAAAGACACCCAAGCCCCATTCAGCCTGAGTTTAACAGACCCTGTCAAACCTCATGACTGTCCTCTTCACTCATTCCTGCCccattaaaacattaaagcatGTTAAGAGCTCAGCCATTGACATGCAGGACACTCCAATGCAATGCCTTGAAATGAATATCTCAAAACAGGAAAGCGATTTAGTCGGAAATAAAGCGAGAGGTATATGAAAGAAACCACCGCAGGAAAAATGCGTAATTGCATATCCACCAGACAGCGTTTTTAGGGCATGTGTATTATTTCGAGTGTGTCCAGAACGCGACAGTTAATTTGCACAGGCTGCCTCAGCAAAGCGTCTTCTGATCCGTGATTGCATGTGTTAATGTTTCAGTAGGGTATTGATTTCCTGGCTGGCTTTTGTGCTCGGGATTTATATGCTTTACTCCCTGGCAAGCGCGCCCTCTGAATGTTTGATTAAAGTTCAATTGACTCTTCTAGCGCAGGGGCTTGGAGCCATTTCACTCCCTATTTGTAGCGCCAAAGCTCTCCCTGACATGTTCCTTTGTTTCCATTCAAGCGCCTGCCACCCAGGCAGCCACCAATGTACTGATCCTAATATCCCAGCATTCAGAGAGCTTCACTGCCTAATCCTGGGACAGACATGGCCACAGCACAACAAGCCAGTCTGTTGGCAAACCTGGCCTGGATTCTGTATGCAGGAATCTGTAATTTCTCCGTTCTGTCTGTTAAAACTAAACTAGTGGTCTACTTATGGTTCTGCCTTATTCATTTGAAGTCTGAGGTCTTTTTATTGGTTAATCaagctgtatttatttatcttcacTTCCATACTTGGACTGTCAAGtgcttttaaaagcagatggctcatgaggttgtttttgtgttttctgtCTCACAGGGGGAGCTAATCACCTTTTACTATTATTGGAAGAAAACACCAGAGGCTGCAAGTTGCAGAGCCCATCGCAGGCACCGCAGACAACCCGTCTTCCGCCGGATCAAAACCCGCACCGCCTCAACCCCCGTCAACACACCCTCACGCCCACCGTCTAGCGAGTTCTGTAAGTGCAGTCTGCCTCTCTTCCCCCTCGAGAAAGAGAACAGACACTTGTCACAGCCAAACATGACATCCTTGAAACTCCCAGGACTAATATGCCTTTTCAAAGAGCAGATCCCCCTCTGTGATTGTTCAAAGTAAACAGCTGAAATCTTACATCCGATAAGAGACGGAACTGGGAGGGATTGCTCTAATTATGTATACACCACTTGTCATTTCAAAGAGCCACTGATAATGTATTAAGTGTAGCAGGCCTCAGTTTTTTTGTCTTCATAGATGGGAAACGGTAATTGTTTCCTTTGCTTACTAACAAGTGTGCTTCTCTTTTCAGTGGACTTGAGTTCAGCCAGTGAAGATGACTTTGACAGTGAAGACAGCGAGCAGGAACTGAAGGGCTACGCCTGCCGCCACTGTTTCACTACCAGTGAGTACTATATTAAGTTAAGCAGTATTATACCATGCTGATATTCATACTAACAGAACAACTCATTAAACAAATTGagatttacttttatttcagaAAGAAAAAACCTTCTATGTCTACATttacttttattatcatttatatttatttttattatgtaatgtTGTAGCAtgtttatgtgtatatttgttttatttcaattataaaaaatgtaaaaaaggtaaATTACACCATGCTGATATTCAGACCAACACAtagtgaatattaatgaagtgatACTTCTATTATTCAACTTTTCAATACAATGTTGAGTGATTTAGACATATATTAAAGAATATTTCttcatcaaaatattatttttgcatttgtttaaatATCTGTTTTAGTTTAAGTCCTGTTTTACTTTAAGTCCTTGCCAATAAGATAATGGTTGTATTACTGCTGGTCCAAATAAATTAGCGGTCATCAACTGTTGTGTAATTTGCTCCAAATTCATTCTAATTTCCTGAGTGGCTAACAGTTAGAGAAGATGCAAACAATGTGTTTTCCCAGTCCTTCATTTGTTCCCAAGGTGAAATGTTGGTGGTATTAACTTAATATAAGTGATACAATGAGACAGGTGAAGACTCTATAACTGTTTTCCCATCAGAGGACTCAATAAATCCCTCTGCAGGCCTGTAATTACTCTCAGTTTGAGAGAGCACTGATGCTCGCCTCCATCCCTCATCTGGCAGATGGACATCAGTGtgtgtcatttctaatttgattcAATCTGACACTTACTCATTCGTTTTTGCCTCATTAAATCCTCTGACCTGTTGGATGCAATTGGCATTCATATCGCTCTCGCATCTGATACCAAAACAACCTCAGCATGGATAAGTAAGAGCCTTTGACCTTAGCATGTCCACGAGGTGTTTGGGTAGCCCTTGAGCACTTTCTGTAAGTGTAATGTTTAATAAGCAGAGCTCAGCTAAACTTAAATTTGTGTTTACAGCCTCCAAGGACTGGCACCACGGGGGTCGCGAGAACATCTTGCTGTGCACCGACTGCCGGATCCATTTTAAGAAGTACGGCGAACTACCACCCATTGAGAAGCCTGTAGACCCGCCACCGTTTATGTTCAAACCTGTCAAAGAGGAAGACGATGGACTCAGTGGGAAGCATAGCATGAGGACTCGACGGAATCGCGGCTCAGTAAGATGCctaaatttgcttcattttagCTTCATTTAAACcgttttattattgtttgctgtttgttaCATCACATATTTTATTGATTCAGATGTCAACGCTACGAAGTGGCCGCAAGAAGCAGACCGCTAGCCCAGATGGCAGAGCCTCACCAACCAATGAGGATCTGCGATCCAGCGGGCGAACCTCACCTAGTGCAGCAAGCACCTCCAGCACTGACAGCAAGACTGACTCGATGAAGAAACCCAGCAAGGTATGACCCACAGACACAAACTGTAACATTGAAATCACACTAAGTTTCCCAGGAACACATGAACGTAAGAAACATgagaaaacatgtttttgttttgtcaaaaCAGAAGACAAAGGAAGAAGCGCCATCGCCTATGAAGAGTGCCAAACGCCAGAGGGAGAAAGGAGCCTCAGACACAGAGGAGTCCGAAAGGGCAAGCGCCAAGAAGTCCAAAACACAGGTCAGTAAATTCCTGTTAAGCATCCTAAAATTTGTGTATGTGATGAACTCTAAAATGCAGATGAGTGAAAGTGGAAGTCAGTTGAAAGACACTGGCTGTATTCAGACTCGCATATATTTTGTTACTCGTGTTAAACAAGTGTTTATTTTGCTTATACAAAAAAATACTAGCAAAAGTTACATGGCTCTACTTCTATTTAAATTCACTCATGTGGCCTCAAGTGAAAGTAACAGGTAATATAGGGAATTAATTCTAGACATTTGTTGTATGGTTGTTGACTTTGTGATTTAATTCTGCTGCGGAGTTAGCTGTTTGTTGAGTATTGTTTAATGTATAAAAGATAATGGCTAAATTATTGTTAGCATGGAAACGTGGAACATGTTTGGGTGAAAAACAAAGTTTTCTTGGAAGATTATCTCTCcattaattttaaagacattaataaattaattctaAAGTTCACTGAAAGGTTTGTGGCAGCTCTGTTTGGCCCAGAGTCCAGTGAAGACACTAGATTTTAAGGTTGTATTTACTTTGGCTGTTACCTTTGGTAGCAGCTTGATTGCACAGAGTGATTTCATATCCTTTAAATGTCATGAGTTCATTGCAACTCAATGACTGTGAAATGCAAAGGTTATTTGTTCTTGATCATGACTGCACCTATTATCATCAGTAACCCCTGCTTCGGTCAAGTTTGTTGACCCTTTCTCCTGTTTATCTCACACAGGAAATAAGTGTGCCGAACTCGCCTTCAGAGTGTGAGGGAGAGGGCGAGGGTGAAAGCTCAGATGGGCGAAGTGTGAACGATGAGGGCAGCAGTGATCCTAAGGATATTGACCAGGACAACCGCAGCTCTTCTCCAAGCATCCCTAGCCCACGAGACAACGAGAGTGACTCTGACTCCTCAGCCCAGCAGCAGATCCTTCAGGGCCAGCACCCTCCAGTCATCCAGTGCCAGACAGGGACTTTACCCCCAGCCCCTCCACCGGCAGCTGCAGCTTCTACAACACCCACCTCAGGCGCACCTTCACTGTCCTCTCAACCATCTCCATCCATCCCCCCTACCTCCATGCCTCCTCAGCAGATACCACCCGCGGGTCCGCTGTCTCTCATTCAGTCAGGGGTGCAGAGGCTGCCGTCACCTCATTCCCCATTGCAAGGCATGCCTCAACCGCCTCCACCCTCTCAAACCTGCCCACAAGCCCTGCAGCCTCCACTACATGGTCCCATGCCACCCATGGGCCACCCTCTGCAGGCAGGGCCCTCACACATGCCTCACCCTCATGCTTTACCCACTCAGCCCTTCCCAATGGCTCAGTCTCAGGTTCCCCCTTCACCCCTTTCTGGTCAAGCCCAAGCTGCCTCCCTGTCCCAACAACAGCGACCTCACACACCTCCATCACAGTCGCAGTCCTCTTCACAGAGCGGCAGTCAGCCTCCCAGAGAGCAGCCTCTCCCACCCGCACCATTACCCATGCCCCACATCAAACCTCCGCCAACCACCCCTATCCCACAAATGCCAAATGCTCAATCACACAAACATCCCAGCCACCCCCCATTCCCGCAGATGCCTTCCAACCTGCCCCCACCGCCCGCCTTGAAACCCCTCAGCTCTTTATCCAACCATCACCCTCCCTCTGCCCACCCGCCACCCCTTCAGCTCATGTCTCAAAGCCAGCAGCTACAGCCTCCACCGGTGCAACCTCCAGTGCTCACCCAGTCACAAACTCTTCCGGCAACAGGAAGTCAAGCACCGCCACCGGCTCCTCCGCTCCCTTCCTCTTCCTCTGCCTCACACTCAGCGCCTTCTCAGCCCCCCTTCCCTCCTCATTCCTTCATGCCAGGCAGTTCACCCGTCTTGTCGCCCTCCACCGTTCCCACCTCAGTGTCCAGCTCTATGACTACACTGCAGCAACCTCCGCCCTCCATATCTATGCCACTACCTGCATCGGTCAGCGCTCCCTGCCCAGGACCCTCCACTGTGCCACCTGTACAGATTAAAGAAGAGCCTCTGGATGAAACAGAGGAGCCAGAAAGTCCTCCACCACCACAGAGGAGTCCTTCGCCTCCACCCACCATCGTCAACACTCCCAGTCACGCCAGCCAATCAGCACGGTACTTGATATTTCTTTTCCAATTTTGtgtctttaatttattattactatttatcttTTTTCCACAATATTTTCAGCAGTACAATAAAAAAACGTGTTAtattaattagggatgcaccaatatggaCTTTTGTGCCAatatcgataaccgataactctttatATGTGGAGGCCGATACCCGATATAAATATAGACCGATAAATATTTCaagatgttatatttttatacagtgaagaactaattattttttaaacttcatAAAAGTGGTAACtgatcttatgaactgaatagcctaaaacatatctacaatgataaggaatatgGTTACCTACTGAGTTAAAAATGCACAGCAATATCACACAAACAAAggacagactttgaaggaataaacattGTGTGGAAAGCTCCGTTACAGTGccctggacaagtctgaacaagttcgacTCGCTTATGCGCGAGGCAGGCAGTTTTGTACAATTACATTATCTATTGGCCTAAAGATATTGGCCTGATGTTGATATTGGACCGATagcgataacattaaaaatagtatttatcTGCCGATAACGATATGACCGCTGATATATCTTGCAGccctaattttaatataataaaaagcagtaaataataaaattattaatcaaCAGTATTCATAATGTTTGTTAGAATGTAATATTAATACTTTATtggaatataaataaaataaaatctacattattataGCAACAAAAagtgttgtaaataatattgttaCATTGATTAACAAAGTAAATAGGGCCAGTTAGCAtatctgtgaggagtttgcatgttctccctatgtttgagTGGTTTTTCTCtgatttcctccacagtccaaagacatgcgctgtaggtgaattaaataaactaaatgcaggggtgtttcccagtattgggttgcagctggaagggcatctgctgtgtaaaacatatgctggataagttggcagttcttttgctgtgatgacccctgatgaataaaggaactaagccgaaggaaaattaataaaggaatagtacatagttttataaataaaaacaatatttaatgaatcattaattgtatttttgctttaattataatttttttttttattaatgataatttGTCTCTTCAAACTATGCTTTTGCCTTAAAGTTGTATTAAATAGCACTGTCATTAAATACCTGCCTCAGCTTCCGCTCCTCATCAAGTGTGGACAGGGCACAGATTAATGACTGCATCATTACGATGAAAGCCTCCATCAGAACGCAAGCGCGTCTTTGTAAAGTTGCTGTAGCCTTCTCTCACACTCCCTTGCAGTGAATAGCAATAAGCTCACTAATGCACAGAGAGAGCAGCTCATTACGGCACTGCCGATTAAAAAGACTGATTTAGTGGCTCTAGTGTAGTACAAACGGGAAGACATGCCAGAGGTTATTTATTTGTCACAAAGTAATTGCATTGCTTTTCAGAAGGCTGCAAAATCAGCCTGTGTAAAATTCTGCAACTTATATCTGTCATGAAACAAGAAGGGTTACTCACAACATAAGTCACCCTGACAGTGCTCATTTTAAAAGATTACCCTGACAGCTTTCCATCCATTCTGCTTCAGGTTCTACAAGCATCTGGACAGAGGTTACAACACATGTGCCAGAACAGACTTCTACTTCacacctctggcctcatcaaaaCTGGCAAAGAAACGGGAAGAGGCGCTGGAGAAAGCCAAGAGGGAAGCAGAGCAGAAAGCACGAGAAGAAAAAGAGAAGGAGAGGGAAAGAGAAAAAGAACGAGAGCGGGAACGAGAGAGGGAGAAGGAGGCTGAGAGAGCTGCTgtaagttttcattttttgtgttgcAGTAAATCTGGTCGTTTGTTAAAATTCTTTCATTGTACCAATTTCTTGTCCCTAAATCTTGGTTTTATCTTTACAGAAAGCTTCCAGTTCT
The nucleotide sequence above comes from Danio rerio strain Tuebingen ecotype United States chromosome 23, GRCz12tu, whole genome shotgun sequence. Encoded proteins:
- the rerea gene encoding arginine-glutamic acid dipeptide repeats protein isoform X1 — protein: MTADKEKDKERERDRDRDRDREKRDKTRESESSRPRRSCTLEGGAKNYAESEHSEDDDNETPGAATAEEATKKSKKKLPKKKSRYERTENGEITSFITEDDIVYRPGDCVYIESRRPNTPYFICSIQDFKLSKRDHLLMNVKWYYRQSEVPDSVYQHLVQDRNNENDSGRELVITDPVVKSRELFISDYVDTYHAAALRGKCNISHFSDIFAAREFKARIDSFFYILGYNPETRRLNSTQGEIRVGPSHQAKLPELQPFPSPGGQTVTENEELVWMPGVNDCDLLMYLRAARSMAAFAGMCDGGSTEDGCLAASRDDTTLNALNTLHESSYDAGKALQRLVKKPVPKLIEKCWSEDEVKRFIKGLRQYGKNFFRIRKELLPNKETGELITFYYYWKKTPEAASCRAHRRHRRQPVFRRIKTRTASTPVNTPSRPPSSEFLDLSSASEDDFDSEDSEQELKGYACRHCFTTTSKDWHHGGRENILLCTDCRIHFKKYGELPPIEKPVDPPPFMFKPVKEEDDGLSGKHSMRTRRNRGSMSTLRSGRKKQTASPDGRASPTNEDLRSSGRTSPSAASTSSTDSKTDSMKKPSKKTKEEAPSPMKSAKRQREKGASDTEESERASAKKSKTQEISVPNSPSECEGEGEGESSDGRSVNDEGSSDPKDIDQDNRSSSPSIPSPRDNESDSDSSAQQQILQGQHPPVIQCQTGTLPPAPPPAAAASTTPTSGAPSLSSQPSPSIPPTSMPPQQIPPAGPLSLIQSGVQRLPSPHSPLQGMPQPPPPSQTCPQALQPPLHGPMPPMGHPLQAGPSHMPHPHALPTQPFPMAQSQVPPSPLSGQAQAASLSQQQRPHTPPSQSQSSSQSGSQPPREQPLPPAPLPMPHIKPPPTTPIPQMPNAQSHKHPSHPPFPQMPSNLPPPPALKPLSSLSNHHPPSAHPPPLQLMSQSQQLQPPPVQPPVLTQSQTLPATGSQAPPPAPPLPSSSSASHSAPSQPPFPPHSFMPGSSPVLSPSTVPTSVSSSMTTLQQPPPSISMPLPASVSAPCPGPSTVPPVQIKEEPLDETEEPESPPPPQRSPSPPPTIVNTPSHASQSARFYKHLDRGYNTCARTDFYFTPLASSKLAKKREEALEKAKREAEQKAREEKEKEREREKEREREREREKEAERAAKASSSSHESRMGEPPMAGSAHMRTSFDPPPTTIATVPPYIGPDTPALRTLSEYARPHVMSPTNRNHPFFVSLNPTDPLLAYHLPGLYNADPSMRERELREREIREREIRERELRMERMKPGFEVKPPELDSLHPSANPMEHFARHGPIGLPPMAGPHPFASFHPGLNPLERERLALAGPQLRPEMTYPERLAERLHVERLANDPMARLQMFNVTPHHHQHSHIHSHLHLHQQDPLHQGGGECLVCPPGSGAHPLVDPLAGGPHLARFPYPPGAIPNPLLGQPPHEHEMLRHPVFGTPYPRDLPAGLPPPMSAAHQLQAMHAQSAELQRLAMEQQWLHGHHHMHGGPLPGQEDYYSRLKKESDKQL